The nucleotide sequence GACGCGCCCACCCGGAGCTCCACCTCGCCCGGTTCGACGATCCGCGTGCCCGCACGCCCGGTGAAGGAGGTGAGGTCGGCGTGCAGCCGGAAGCGCACGGTCGCCGCGCAGCCCGCCGCGAGGTCGACCCGCTGGGCGGCCATCAGCGCCTGCACGGGCCGGACCACCTCGGCCGCGACGTCGTGCAGGTAGACCTGCACCACCTCGGTGACCTCGCGGTCGGTGTCGTTGCGGAGCTCGACCTCGACCTCGGTGGTCCCGGCGGTGTCCCACTCCGCGCCGGTGCCCAGCCGGACCTCGCCCCAGGTGGCCGAGGCGTACCCCAGGCCGTGCCCGAACGGGAACAGCGGCGTCGGGTCGACACTGCTCACGTCGGTCTGCCGGCCGAGGGCCGCGGCGAGGTAGGTCCCGGGCTGGCTGCTGCCGGCGCGGGGGAAGCTCACCGGCAGCCGGCCCGACGGGCCGACCCGGCCACTGAGGACGTCGGCGACCGCGGGGCCACCCTCCTCGCCGGGGAAGAAGCCGCACACCACCGCGGCGAGCCGGTCGACCTGCCGGGACAGCTCGTACGGACGGCCGACCAGCAGGACGAGCACCACCGGGGTGCCGGTCGCGAGCAGGGCCTCCAGCAGCTCCTCCTGGCGCCCCGGCAGCCGCAGGTCCACGGCGTCGCAGCCCTCACCGGAGGTCCCGTTGCCGAACAGGCCCGCCTGGTCACCGAGGACGGCGACGCACACGTCGGCGTCGGCCGCGGCGCGCGCGGCGGCCGCGATCGCCTCGTCGTCGCCGCCCACCACCGGGCAGCCCTCGGCGACGACGACGTCGTAGGCCTCCGGCGCGGCCTTCATGGCCTCGGCGAGCGTCGGGATGTCGACGCCCACCGGCACCTCCGGGTGGTGCACCCCCACGTGCATCGGGAAGGAGTAGCAGCCGAGCATCGCCTGGGCGGTGTCCGCGCGGGGACCCACCACCGCCAGCTTCGCGCCAGGGCGCAGCGGCAGCGTCCCGTCGTTGGCCAGCAGCACGACCGAGCGGCGGGCGAGGTCGCCGGCCACCGCCCGGGACTCCGCGGAGTCGAGCGAGACGGCCCCGTCCAGGACCGCCGGCGAGTCCGGCGACCAGTCGGCGTCGAGCAGGCCGAGCTCGCACTTCTGCAGCAGCACCCGGCGCAGCGCCCGGTCGACCAGCGCCTCGTCCACCGCACCGCCGCGGACGGCCTCGACCAGCGGCTGGCCGTAGCAGGCCACCGTCGGCAGCTCCACGTCGATCCCGGCCTCCAGCGCCAGCGCAGCGGCCTCCGCAGGCGAGCCGGCGACACCGTGCAGGGCCTGGAGGAAGGCGATGGAGAAGTAGTCGGCGACGACCGTGCCGGTGAACCCGTAGGTCTCCCGGAGCAGCGACGTCAGCAGCGCCGGGTCGCCCGCCGAGGGCACCCCGTCGATGTCGGTGTAGGAGTTCATGACCGACCGCGCCCCGGCCTTCAGGGCCATCTCGAAGGGCGGGAGGAACACGTCGGCGATCTCCCGCGGCCCGGCGGAGACCGGGGCGAGGTTGCGGCCGGCCCGCGAGGCGGAGTAGCCGACGAAGTGCTTGAGCGTCGCGACGACGCCGGTGGACTCCAGGCCGCGGACGTAGGCGCTGCCGATCGTGCCGACCAGGTGCGGGTCCTCGCCCATCGTCTCCTCGACCCGGCCCCAGCGCAGGTCACGGGCGACGTCGAACACCGGGGCCAGCCCCTGGTGGACGCCGAGGGAGCGCATGTTCTCCCCGATGAGGGCACCCATGCGCTGCACGAGCTCCGGGTCGAAGCTGGCCGCCCAGCACAGCGGGGAGGGGAAGACGGTCGCCGTCCACGCGGCCAGCCCGGTGAGGCACTCCTCGTGCACCAGCGCGGGGATGCCGAAGCGGCCGGCGGCCATGATCTGCCGCTGGCTCTCCGCCAGGCCCTTGGCCCCGACCAGCGGGTCGACCGGTGCCGTGCCGAACGGCCTGGTCAGCTGGCCCAGCCCGCTGCGGATCAGCTCCTCCCAGGCCACCGGCGCCGCGGCCATCTCGTGCTGGTGCGGCGCGACCTCACCCTCGGTCGCGTCGATGCCCACCCACACGCCGTAGAGCTGCGCGACCTTCTCCTCCAGCGTCATGCGGCCGAGGAGGTCCGCCACCCTGTCCTCGGACCGGGCGCCCGTGTCGCGCCAGAGCGCAGGGCCGTTGTCGACGTTCGTGACCATGCTTGCGAGAGTCCGTCCTGTGTCGTCGTTGCTGGTGCGGCGATCCGAGAGGCCGCGTGTGCCGGGGGGATCCGAGAGGCCGCCTGTGCCGGGGGACGGCCACGGCGGGCGCTGCGCCCGCACCATCCTGCCCCGGCCTCAGGGTGGTGCACCGGTCAGGGCAGGGTGACCACCGCAGTCGGCGCGTCGGCCCGCAGCTGCCAGGAGGCCGTGCCGCCCGCCGCCGAGACCGCGTAGTCGCCGGCCCAGCCGCGCACGGCCACCCGGCCCTCGCCGTCGGTCCGCAGCCGCGTCGGGGCCAGCCACCACTCCTCCTTGACCAGGCCGCGGAGGGCGTCGTACGCCGGCTTCGGCGTGCCGTCGGCGCGCACCAGCCCCGCGGGGGCGCCGAGCCACGCGCCCTGGTCGGTGATCCCCCAGTAGGTCACGGCCTGCACCGCAGGGTGGGCCAGCAGGGTCCGGTAGTGCCGGACGACGTCCTCGGCCTGCCGCTGCTCACCGGCCGGCGTGGACGGCCACTCGTCGACCTGGTGGTCGTTGAGGTCCACGATCTCGGCCGGCATGAGGTCGCCGGCGACCAGGGTGGTCTCGGTCCAGTGCAGCGGCAGCCCGTAGCGGGCGAACCGGTCGCAGACCTCCTGCGTCCGCTCCTCGCCCCAGTAGCCCTGGTGCATGTGGCTCTGCAGGCCGATCGCGTCCACCTGCACCCCGGCTTCCAGGACGCCCTCGATCAGGCACTCGTAGGCCGTGCCGAGGTTGAAGTCGTTGAGGACCAGCGTCGTGGCCGGGTCCGTGCCGTGCGCCTCCTCGAAGGCGAGCCGGATGGTGGGGATCCGGCCGATCCGCCGGCACAGCCGGGTGATCGCGTTCTGCCGCTCCTCGTTGCTGAACACCGGCATGATCACGACCTCGTTGATCGCGTCCCAGGTGTCCACCAGGCCGGCGAAGGAGGAGACCTCCCGCCGCACCCGGGCGCGCACGATCTCCTCGACCTCGGCGTCGGTGTGCTCCCGCAGCCAGTCCGGGGCCAGCGTGTGCCAGACCAGCGGGTGGCCCTTGACCGCCACGCCCCGGTCGCGGAACCAGCGGGCCGCGGCCTGCAGGCGTGCGGTGTCCGGCCGGCCCTCCGCGGGCTCGAACCCGGCCCAGTAGAAGGGCAGCGTCGCGGTGTTGAAGACGTCGAGGAACAGCTCCTCGAGCCGCCCGGCAGCCGCCGGGTCGGCGCCGCCGAACACGTTCTCCCGGCCCGCCCCCTGCTCCTGGTTGGCCAGGCCGACGAAGTCGAACCCGATGTTGCCGAACGCGAACTCGTGCCGGGTCTGCTCCACCAGCACCTCGGTGTCGGCACAGGGCGAACCGTCCGGGCGCCGGACCGTGAGGGTGGCGTCGATCGAGCGGACCGCGTGGACGGCTGTGTCGGGGGTCATGTGCGAAATCGTTATCGACATCGATTGACAACGCAAGTGTGCGCTGCGACCTTCGACAACGTGTTGCACGCCACTTCGGCGTGCGAAGTGACGAAGGGGTCAGACATGCGGCGTTCGGGGCGAGCAGCTCTCTCGGTGCTGTGCGGCAGCGCGGTGCTGTTCACGGCAACTGCCTGTGGTGGCGGTGAGGACAGCACCGCAGCAGGAAGCGACGACAACACGATCACCTGGTGGCACAACTCCAACAACGAGCCGGGCCGCGGCTACTACGAGCAGGTGGCCGCCGACTTCGAGGAGGCCAACCCGGGGACCGAGGTCGAGGTCGTGGCCATGGCCCACGAGGACATGGTCGACCGGCTGGCGGCCGCCTTCCAGAGCGGTGACCTGCCGGACGTGTACATGGAGCGCGGTGGCGGCGAGCTCGCCGACCACGTGGAGGCCGGCCTGGTCCAGGACCTCTCCGAGGAGTCCGCCGAGGCGATCGACAAGCTCGGCGGCAACGTCTCCGGGTGGCAGGTCGACGGCCAGACCTACGCGCTGCCCTTCTCCCTCGGCGTCGTGGGCTTCTGGTACAACACCGCGCTCTTCGAGCAGGCCGGGATCACCGAGGCGCCGCAGACGATGGAGGAGCTCTACGCCGCCATCGACAAGCTGAAGGCCGCGGGCATCACGCCCATCTCGGTCGGCGCGGGCGACAAGTGGCCGGCCGCCCACTACTGGTACTACACGGCGCTGCGCGCCTGCGGCCAGGACGTCCTCGAGGACGCGGTCACCAGCCTCGACTTCACCGACGAGTGCTTCGTGCAGGCCGGCGAGGTCCTGTCGGAGCTGCTGGACACCGAGCCGTTCAACCCCGGCTTCCTCACCACGCCGGCGCAGGAGGGCGCCTCCTCCGCCTCCGGCCTGCTCGCCACCGACCAGGTCGCGATGGAGCTGGCCGGCCACTGGGAGCCCGGCGTGATGCAGGGCCTGACCGACGACGGTGCCGGCCTCGGCGAGAACACCGGGTGGTTCGCCTTCCCGGCCATCGAGGGTGGCGACGGCGACCCCGAGGCGCAGCTCGGCGGCGGCGACGCGTGGGCCGTCTCGACCGGCGCCACCGACGGGTCGGTCGACCTCGTCAACTACCTGCTCTCCGACGAGGTGCAGACCGGGTTCGCGGAGAACGACATGGGGCTGCCGACCAACCCGGCCGCCACGAGCGCCGTCTCCGACCCGGCGCTCGCCCAGCTGCTCGAGGTCCGCGACGCGGCCCCGTACATCCAGCTGTACTTCGACACCGCCTTCGGGCAGTCGGTCGGTGGCGCGATGAACGACTCGATCGCCCTGCTGTTCGCCGACCAGGCGACGCCGCAGGACATCGTGGACGCGACCATGCAGGCCGCCGAACTGGAGAAGTGATCCACCGATGACCGAAGTGACCGCTGCGCCGGCGGCGACGTCCTCCGGCGCAGCGGTCACCCGGGGCGGCGCAGACGCCCCCCGGGTGACCGGCCGTCGTCAGGGCGCCAAGCGCCGGCAGCGCCTCGAGATCCTCCTGTTCGTGACGCCGGCCCTGGCGTTGATGGCGCTGTTCGTCCTCTACCCGGTCTTCTCCGCGGCCCGGATGTCTCTGTACAACTGGAAGGGCTTCGGCCCGATGGTCGACTTCGCCGGCCTGGACAACTACACGCGCGTGCTGCGCGACGAGGTGTTCACCGACGCGGTCATCCACAACTTCATCATCGTGTTCGCGTCGATCGCGGTGCAGCTGCCGCTGGGCCTGGCGCTCGCGCTTCTGCTCAACCGGCGCATCAGGGGACGCGGGCTGCTGCGGACGATCGTCTTCGTCCCCTACGTGCTGGCCGAGGTCATCGCCGGTGTCGTGTGGTTCCAGCTGCTGCAGCCCCGCACCGGGCTCCTCGAGCAGGCCGTGTCCTCGGTCGGGCTCCCGGTCCCCGACCAGGGGTTCCTGGGCACCCCCGACCTCGCGCTGGCCACCGTCTTCGTCGTCCTGACGTGGAAGTACCTCGGCCTGGCGGTGCTGCTCTTCCTCGCCGGGCTGCAGGGCGTCCCCGACGAGCTGCACGAGGCAGCGCAGCTCGACGGCGCCTCGTGGTGGCAGGTCCAGCGCCGGATCGCCGTCCCGCTCCTGGCACCCACCATCCGCACCTGGGTCTTCCTGTCGATGATCGGCTCGCTGCAGCTGTTCGACATGGTCTGGATCCTCACCGGCGGTGGCCCGGCGAACGCGACGACGACGATGGTCACCTACCTGATCAGCATGGGCACGCAGCGCAGCAACTACGGCATCGCGGGTGCGGCGTCCGTCGTGCTCTTCCTCATCGGCTTCGTCATGGCGCTGGCCTACCAGTTCCTGGTGCTGCGCCGCGACACGAAGGCCGACGCATGAACCACATCGAGCAGGCACCACGAGGGGGACGGCGCTGATGGCACGGCGAGCAACCGCGTACGGACGGGGCGGCCCGTTCGTCTACCTGGTGGCACTGCTGGTCGTGGCGGTCACGCTCGGCCCGGTGCTCTACGGCGCCCTGGGCGGCTTCCGCACCAACGCCCAGCTGGCCCGCGATCCCGCCGGTCTGCCCGACCCGTGGGTGTTCAGCAACTACACCAACGTGCTGAGCAACCCGTCCTTCTGGCAGTACACGCTCAACTCGACCGCGATCGCCGTGATCACCACCGCGGTGGCGGTGCTCGCCGGCGTGATGGCCGCCTACCCCCTGGCCCGCTACCAGTTCAAGCTGCGGGAGCCGCTGTTCCTGGTCTTCGTGCTGGGGTTGCTCTTCCCGGCCGCGGTGGCCATCATCCCGCTGTTCATCCTGGTGACCCAGGACCTGGGGCTCGGTGACACCTGGTGGGGCGTCGCGCTGCCGCAGGCGGCGTTCGCGCTGCCGGTCACGGTCGTGATCCTGCGGCCGTTCCTGGCGGCGCTGCCCAAGGAGCTCGAGGAGGCGGCCATGCTCGACGGCGCGAGCCGGGTGGGCATCTTCTGGCGGATCGCGGTCCCCCTGTCGATGCCGGCGCTGGTCACGGTCGGCGTCCTGGCCTTCGTCACCTCCTGGAACGCCTACCTCCTCCCGCTGCTCCTGCTGCGGGGCGAGACGCGGACCCTGCCGCTGGGCGTCGCCGACTTCTCGACCCAGTACTCCGCCGACACCGCGGGGGTGCTCGCGTTCACCACGATCGCGATGATCCCGGCGCTCATCCTGTTCCTCGCGATGCAGGGGCGGATCGTCAGCGGGCTCCAGGGCGCGGTGAAGGGATGAGCCGGGCGACCGGGACCGGTTCCGGAGCAGGAGAGGGTGGTCGGTGAAGCTCGACTCGACGCCGGACGACGTCGTCCCGGCCCTGCTCGGGGGCGGGGGTGCGGGCACGACCATGCCCGCTCCCCCGCTGCGCGGCCGGGTGACGATGCAGCAGGTCGCCGCGGAGGCCGGGGTCTCGATCTCCACCGTGTCGAAGGTGATCAACGGGCGGTACGGCG is from Modestobacter marinus and encodes:
- a CDS encoding glycoside hydrolase family 3 N-terminal domain-containing protein, which gives rise to MVTNVDNGPALWRDTGARSEDRVADLLGRMTLEEKVAQLYGVWVGIDATEGEVAPHQHEMAAAPVAWEELIRSGLGQLTRPFGTAPVDPLVGAKGLAESQRQIMAAGRFGIPALVHEECLTGLAAWTATVFPSPLCWAASFDPELVQRMGALIGENMRSLGVHQGLAPVFDVARDLRWGRVEETMGEDPHLVGTIGSAYVRGLESTGVVATLKHFVGYSASRAGRNLAPVSAGPREIADVFLPPFEMALKAGARSVMNSYTDIDGVPSAGDPALLTSLLRETYGFTGTVVADYFSIAFLQALHGVAGSPAEAAALALEAGIDVELPTVACYGQPLVEAVRGGAVDEALVDRALRRVLLQKCELGLLDADWSPDSPAVLDGAVSLDSAESRAVAGDLARRSVVLLANDGTLPLRPGAKLAVVGPRADTAQAMLGCYSFPMHVGVHHPEVPVGVDIPTLAEAMKAAPEAYDVVVAEGCPVVGGDDEAIAAAARAAADADVCVAVLGDQAGLFGNGTSGEGCDAVDLRLPGRQEELLEALLATGTPVVLVLLVGRPYELSRQVDRLAAVVCGFFPGEEGGPAVADVLSGRVGPSGRLPVSFPRAGSSQPGTYLAAALGRQTDVSSVDPTPLFPFGHGLGYASATWGEVRLGTGAEWDTAGTTEVEVELRNDTDREVTEVVQVYLHDVAAEVVRPVQALMAAQRVDLAAGCAATVRFRLHADLTSFTGRAGTRIVEPGEVELRVGASSTDVRQVLRCTLTGSRRTVGFERQLHPDTVVEHGREG
- a CDS encoding endo-1,4-beta-xylanase codes for the protein MTPDTAVHAVRSIDATLTVRRPDGSPCADTEVLVEQTRHEFAFGNIGFDFVGLANQEQGAGRENVFGGADPAAAGRLEELFLDVFNTATLPFYWAGFEPAEGRPDTARLQAAARWFRDRGVAVKGHPLVWHTLAPDWLREHTDAEVEEIVRARVRREVSSFAGLVDTWDAINEVVIMPVFSNEERQNAITRLCRRIGRIPTIRLAFEEAHGTDPATTLVLNDFNLGTAYECLIEGVLEAGVQVDAIGLQSHMHQGYWGEERTQEVCDRFARYGLPLHWTETTLVAGDLMPAEIVDLNDHQVDEWPSTPAGEQRQAEDVVRHYRTLLAHPAVQAVTYWGITDQGAWLGAPAGLVRADGTPKPAYDALRGLVKEEWWLAPTRLRTDGEGRVAVRGWAGDYAVSAAGGTASWQLRADAPTAVVTLP
- a CDS encoding ABC transporter substrate-binding protein translates to MRRSGRAALSVLCGSAVLFTATACGGGEDSTAAGSDDNTITWWHNSNNEPGRGYYEQVAADFEEANPGTEVEVVAMAHEDMVDRLAAAFQSGDLPDVYMERGGGELADHVEAGLVQDLSEESAEAIDKLGGNVSGWQVDGQTYALPFSLGVVGFWYNTALFEQAGITEAPQTMEELYAAIDKLKAAGITPISVGAGDKWPAAHYWYYTALRACGQDVLEDAVTSLDFTDECFVQAGEVLSELLDTEPFNPGFLTTPAQEGASSASGLLATDQVAMELAGHWEPGVMQGLTDDGAGLGENTGWFAFPAIEGGDGDPEAQLGGGDAWAVSTGATDGSVDLVNYLLSDEVQTGFAENDMGLPTNPAATSAVSDPALAQLLEVRDAAPYIQLYFDTAFGQSVGGAMNDSIALLFADQATPQDIVDATMQAAELEK
- a CDS encoding carbohydrate ABC transporter permease — its product is MTEVTAAPAATSSGAAVTRGGADAPRVTGRRQGAKRRQRLEILLFVTPALALMALFVLYPVFSAARMSLYNWKGFGPMVDFAGLDNYTRVLRDEVFTDAVIHNFIIVFASIAVQLPLGLALALLLNRRIRGRGLLRTIVFVPYVLAEVIAGVVWFQLLQPRTGLLEQAVSSVGLPVPDQGFLGTPDLALATVFVVLTWKYLGLAVLLFLAGLQGVPDELHEAAQLDGASWWQVQRRIAVPLLAPTIRTWVFLSMIGSLQLFDMVWILTGGGPANATTTMVTYLISMGTQRSNYGIAGAASVVLFLIGFVMALAYQFLVLRRDTKADA
- a CDS encoding carbohydrate ABC transporter permease gives rise to the protein MARRATAYGRGGPFVYLVALLVVAVTLGPVLYGALGGFRTNAQLARDPAGLPDPWVFSNYTNVLSNPSFWQYTLNSTAIAVITTAVAVLAGVMAAYPLARYQFKLREPLFLVFVLGLLFPAAVAIIPLFILVTQDLGLGDTWWGVALPQAAFALPVTVVILRPFLAALPKELEEAAMLDGASRVGIFWRIAVPLSMPALVTVGVLAFVTSWNAYLLPLLLLRGETRTLPLGVADFSTQYSADTAGVLAFTTIAMIPALILFLAMQGRIVSGLQGAVKG